The nucleotide sequence CAGAGTTCAGTGTATTAAGGTCTTGGGTGGCTCTCATCGTCGTTATGCCGGTATCGGCGACATCATCAAGGTTTCTGTTAAAGAAGCTATTCCTCGCGCTAAAGCGAAGAAAGGTGATGTGTATAACGCGGTGGTAGTCCGTACTAAGAAAGGCGTACGTCGTCCAGATGGTTCTGTCATTCGCTTCGATCGGAATGCAGCAGTTTTGCTTAACGCAAACC is from Shewanella sp. SNU WT4 and encodes:
- the rplN gene encoding 50S ribosomal protein L14, with the protein product MIQMQSTLDVACNSGARRVQCIKVLGGSHRRYAGIGDIIKVSVKEAIPRAKAKKGDVYNAVVVRTKKGVRRPDGSVIRFDRNAAVLLNANLAPIGTRIFGPVTRELRNEQFMKIVSLAPEVL